Proteins encoded in a region of the Campylobacter sp. MIT 99-7217 genome:
- the apt gene encoding adenine phosphoribosyltransferase produces the protein MTDITLKPEEKKLITDAIRVVPNFPKEGIIFRDITTLLNNKKVLFFLLDHLQKRYKNMELDFIAGTESRGFIFAALLCAKLNIPFVPIRKPGKLPSATFSCSYELEYGTDKIEIHQDAFCGIKDARVLLVDDLIATGGTAIASYELIKKAKAQCVEACFLIDLVGLGGSKKLTDYTSVYSVVEF, from the coding sequence ATGACAGACATTACCTTAAAACCAGAAGAAAAAAAACTCATAACAGATGCTATACGCGTTGTGCCAAATTTCCCAAAAGAGGGCATAATTTTTAGAGATATCACCACTTTATTAAATAATAAAAAAGTTTTGTTTTTTCTCCTTGATCATCTTCAAAAAAGATATAAAAATATGGAGCTTGATTTTATAGCAGGTACTGAAAGCAGAGGTTTTATCTTTGCTGCCTTGTTGTGTGCAAAACTTAATATCCCCTTTGTTCCTATAAGAAAACCAGGAAAACTTCCAAGTGCAACCTTTTCTTGCTCCTATGAGCTTGAATACGGAACAGACAAAATAGAAATTCATCAAGATGCTTTTTGTGGGATAAAGGATGCTAGGGTGCTTTTGGTTGACGATCTCATAGCTACAGGAGGCACAGCTATTGCTTCTTATGAGCTGATCAAAAAAGCTAAAGCTCAGTGTGTAGAGGCTTGTTTTTTGATCGACTTGGTTGGGCTTGGTGGATCTAAGAAACTTACTGATTATACTTCAGTTTATAGTGTTGTGGAGTTTTAG
- the rpiB gene encoding ribose 5-phosphate isomerase B, whose amino-acid sequence MLREKIFIASDHAGFELKEKICSFLEKYDIAFENLGTHTNECCDYPDFAHLLSSKIDEKSFGILICGTGIGISIAANRHKNIRCALCNESLSASLARRHNDANVLALGGRLIGIELACELVKIFINTKFEGNRHMKRIQKIEENQC is encoded by the coding sequence ATGCTCAGAGAAAAAATTTTCATTGCTAGTGATCATGCAGGTTTTGAACTCAAAGAAAAAATTTGTTCCTTTTTGGAAAAATATGACATTGCTTTTGAAAATTTAGGAACTCATACAAACGAATGTTGTGATTATCCAGACTTTGCTCACTTGCTAAGCTCAAAAATTGATGAAAAAAGTTTTGGGATTTTGATTTGTGGTACAGGCATAGGGATTTCAATCGCGGCAAATCGACATAAAAATATCCGCTGTGCCTTATGCAATGAAAGCTTAAGTGCAAGTCTTGCTAGAAGACACAATGATGCTAATGTTTTGGCTCTAGGTGGCAGACTTATCGGTATAGAGCTTGCCTGTGAGCTTGTAAAAATTTTTATCAACACTAAATTTGAGGGAAACAGACACATGAAAAGAATTCAAAAGATCGAGGAAAATCAATGCTAA
- a CDS encoding CheB methylesterase domain-containing protein, producing the protein MKIILIGSSTGGPNQLKFLLNDVDIKTCSVVIAQHMSVKFIPSFINQFDKEAVSKVSMLKDKESLSNQIYICQRNTILTGNLNLSAEFSEEQTTFNPNINLLFDSAVPLSKTNKILAIVLTGMGDDGASGLFNLYKAGVKCLCENEEDCVVYGMPKRAKDLNPNLRPMSLIEIKTEIVKFINQE; encoded by the coding sequence ATGAAAATTATATTGATAGGCTCTTCAACAGGGGGTCCTAATCAACTTAAATTTTTGCTCAATGATGTGGATATCAAAACTTGCAGTGTTGTTATCGCTCAGCATATGAGTGTAAAATTTATCCCTTCTTTTATCAACCAGTTTGACAAAGAGGCTGTAAGTAAAGTAAGCATGTTAAAAGACAAGGAAAGCTTGAGTAATCAAATTTATATTTGTCAAAGAAATACGATTTTAACAGGGAATTTAAATTTAAGTGCCGAATTTTCTGAGGAGCAAACAACTTTTAACCCAAATATCAATCTTCTTTTTGATTCAGCTGTGCCTTTAAGTAAAACTAATAAAATTTTAGCCATAGTCTTGACAGGAATGGGAGATGATGGAGCTTCAGGTTTGTTTAATCTCTACAAGGCAGGGGTAAAGTGTCTGTGTGAAAATGAGGAAGATTGCGTTGTTTATGGCATGCCAAAAAGAGCGAAGGATCTTAATCCTAATCTTAGACCAATGAGCTTAATAGAAATCAAAACAGAAATTGTAAAATTTATCAATCAGGAATAA
- a CDS encoding CheR family methyltransferase, producing the protein MEQKKFSDMEFNEFIKYINDISGIDLSEKRNALDIKITSFLKEMNLQSIREFLNKIRYDKELRQKTLDFVTVNETYFYRELSQLKEAVYYIKSLNRPTSVLSAPCSSGEEVYSFAILAALNAVKDLHITGIDINRKMIQECKNASYEGRSLDRLGEAEKRRYFTNDEGSVYKVKKQELCRCRFELCNVFDDGFLRLGNFDVILSRNMMIYFDYESRVELMQRFHKIGNAGARFYAGNSDQIPDTPYFTKVFVPRGGSYYVRNEI; encoded by the coding sequence ATGGAACAAAAAAAATTTAGTGATATGGAATTTAATGAGTTTATCAAATACATTAACGACATTAGCGGTATTGACTTAAGTGAAAAGAGAAATGCCCTAGATATCAAGATCACAAGCTTTTTAAAAGAGATGAATTTACAAAGTATTAGGGAATTTTTAAATAAAATAAGATATGACAAGGAGCTTAGACAAAAAACGCTTGATTTTGTAACCGTTAATGAGACCTATTTTTACAGAGAACTTTCTCAGCTTAAAGAAGCTGTATATTATATAAAGAGTTTAAATCGCCCAACAAGTGTTTTAAGTGCACCCTGTTCAAGTGGAGAAGAGGTGTATTCCTTTGCTATACTTGCAGCTTTAAATGCTGTCAAAGACTTGCATATTACAGGCATTGATATAAATAGAAAAATGATACAAGAGTGTAAAAATGCAAGTTATGAGGGACGTAGCTTGGATCGTTTAGGTGAGGCTGAAAAAAGAAGATATTTTACCAATGATGAGGGTTCTGTTTATAAGGTAAAAAAACAAGAATTGTGTCGTTGTCGCTTTGAGCTTTGTAATGTTTTTGATGATGGCTTTTTAAGACTTGGAAATTTTGATGTGATTTTGTCAAGAAATATGATGATTTATTTTGATTATGAGAGTAGAGTAGAGCTTATGCAAAGATTTCACAAGATCGGTAATGCTGGAGCAAGATTTTATGCCGGCAACTCGGATCAGATCCCTGATACACCGTATTTTACAAAGGTTTTTGTGCCAAGGGGTGGAAGCTATTATGTGCGTAATGAAATTTAA
- a CDS encoding amino acid ABC transporter ATP-binding protein — MIELKNVNKYYGKHHVLKNINLSVKDGEKLVIIGPSGSGKSTTIRCMNGLEEVSSGEVIVGGIKLTAKTKTEICRKYCAMVFQHFNLYPHMSVLENLTLAPIKLQKKSKKEAEETAFKYLKVVGLENKANVYPATLSGGQQQRVAIARSLCTKKPYILFDEPTSALDPETIQEVLDVMREISHQSNTTMVVVTHEMGFAKEVADRVVFMEDGAIIEENTPANFFENPQSERTKIFLSKILKH, encoded by the coding sequence TTGATAGAACTCAAGAATGTAAATAAATACTACGGCAAGCATCATGTCTTAAAAAACATAAATTTAAGCGTTAAGGACGGAGAAAAACTCGTCATCATAGGACCTAGTGGAAGCGGGAAAAGCACGACTATTCGTTGTATGAACGGGCTTGAGGAGGTAAGTTCTGGCGAGGTCATCGTTGGAGGCATTAAGCTTACGGCTAAAACCAAGACTGAAATTTGCAGAAAGTATTGTGCTATGGTATTTCAGCATTTTAATCTTTACCCTCATATGAGCGTTTTAGAAAATTTAACCCTAGCTCCTATAAAGCTTCAAAAAAAGAGCAAAAAAGAAGCCGAAGAAACTGCTTTTAAGTATCTTAAAGTCGTGGGCTTAGAAAATAAAGCAAATGTCTATCCCGCTACGCTTTCAGGCGGACAACAACAGCGTGTTGCTATAGCAAGAAGTCTTTGCACTAAAAAGCCTTATATACTCTTTGATGAGCCTACCTCAGCACTTGATCCAGAAACCATACAAGAGGTTTTAGATGTCATGCGTGAAATTTCTCATCAAAGCAATACAACCATGGTCGTAGTAACTCATGAAATGGGTTTTGCAAAAGAGGTGGCTGATAGAGTTGTATTCATGGAAGATGGTGCGATCATCGAAGAAAATACTCCGGCAAATTTCTTTGAAAATCCACAAAGTGAAAGAACGAAGATCTTTTTAAGCAAGATTTTAAAACATTAA